The Micromonospora sp. Llam0 genome includes a window with the following:
- a CDS encoding DUF397 domain-containing protein, whose amino-acid sequence MVDLTSATWRKSSRSGNAGACVEVATNLPDVIAVRDSKDTTGPVLTFAPAQWATFTTHLPTPDAR is encoded by the coding sequence GTGGTCGACCTGACCAGCGCGACGTGGCGCAAGAGTAGCCGCAGCGGCAACGCCGGAGCCTGCGTTGAAGTGGCGACGAACCTGCCCGACGTCATCGCCGTACGGGACAGCAAGGACACGACCGGCCCGGTCCTGACCTTCGCGCCCGCCCAGTGGGCCACCTTCACCACCCACCTGCCCACGCCTGACGCCCGCTGA
- a CDS encoding Rossmann-like and DUF2520 domain-containing protein, whose translation MMDRPVGVIGAGRVGTALGLALVRAGYELVGVTARSEASRQRAADVLPGTPLLDVPTLAKSARILLLSVTDDAIGSVAAELADGGLLQPGQIVLHVSGACGLAVLAPATEAGAVPLAVHPAMTFPGLPTDADNLAGLAYAVTTRPHDRPLAEELVRDLGGVPVWIADEDRTLYHAALVFGANNLITLLAAAMEALMTAGVPEPGFVLAPLVRASMENALRHGDHALTGPVRRADVGTIEAHLRALRDRAPHLLPAYLDFGLNTARRSRRAALNEAGRLDEVIALLEARSAEARDNTDR comes from the coding sequence ATGATGGACCGGCCAGTCGGTGTCATCGGTGCCGGTCGGGTCGGCACCGCTCTCGGGCTGGCGCTGGTCCGCGCCGGATACGAGCTCGTCGGGGTCACCGCGAGGTCCGAGGCGTCCCGCCAGCGAGCCGCCGACGTCCTTCCTGGCACCCCGCTGCTGGACGTGCCCACGCTCGCCAAGAGCGCCCGCATTCTCCTGCTCTCCGTCACCGACGACGCCATCGGATCGGTCGCCGCCGAGTTGGCGGATGGCGGTCTGCTCCAACCGGGGCAGATCGTGCTGCATGTCAGCGGTGCGTGCGGTCTGGCGGTTCTCGCACCGGCGACCGAGGCCGGTGCCGTACCGCTCGCCGTCCACCCGGCGATGACCTTTCCGGGCCTCCCGACCGATGCCGACAATCTGGCCGGTCTGGCTTACGCGGTCACCACCCGACCGCATGACCGGCCACTCGCCGAGGAACTAGTGCGCGACCTCGGTGGCGTTCCGGTGTGGATCGCCGACGAGGACCGCACCCTCTACCACGCCGCGCTGGTCTTCGGCGCGAACAACCTCATCACCCTGCTGGCCGCCGCGATGGAGGCACTGATGACTGCCGGCGTGCCGGAGCCCGGATTCGTGCTGGCCCCGCTGGTGCGTGCCTCGATGGAGAACGCCCTGCGTCATGGGGACCACGCGTTGACCGGGCCGGTACGCCGTGCAGACGTCGGGACGATCGAGGCTCACCTGCGGGCACTGCGCGATCGTGCACCCCACCTGCTGCCGGCCTATCTCGATTTCGGGCTCAACACCGCGCGTCGATCCCGGCGGGCCGCGCTGAACGAGGCGGGCCGGCTCGACGAGGTCATCGCGTTACTGGAAGCAAGATCGGCCGAGGCCCGCGACAACACCGACCGGTGA
- a CDS encoding IS110 family transposase, giving the protein MRRQAVHDGFGVFIGLDVGKEGHHAVALNREGKRLHDATLPNTEAGLRKLFDKLARHGRILAVVDQPASIGALPVAVARACGHQVAYLPGLVMRRLADLHPGTAKTDARDAYVIADAARTLPHTLRRVDTGDEALAELEVMVGYDDDLAGEVTRVGNRIRGLLTQIHPPLERVLGPKLQHPAVLEAISRCGGPTGLRRAGRAKLTEIVKARAPRMGARLVEQIFTALDAQTVVVPGTTAAETVLPRLADSLRDLLRQRDQVAEQVEGMLDAHPLAPVLTSMPGIGVRTAARILLEVGDGSSFPTPGHLAAYAGLAPVTRRSGTSIRGEHPPKGGNKQLKRAFFLSAFAALADPLSRAYYDRKRAEGKKHNAALICLARRRVDVLHAMLRTQRPYQPTPADEPRLAA; this is encoded by the coding sequence GTGAGGAGGCAAGCTGTGCACGACGGGTTCGGCGTCTTCATCGGACTCGACGTCGGTAAGGAAGGACACCACGCGGTCGCGTTGAACCGCGAGGGCAAGAGGCTGCACGACGCGACCCTGCCCAACACCGAAGCCGGGCTGCGGAAACTGTTCGACAAACTCGCCCGGCACGGCCGGATCCTGGCCGTGGTCGACCAGCCCGCCTCGATCGGCGCGCTGCCGGTCGCGGTCGCCCGCGCCTGCGGCCACCAGGTGGCCTACCTGCCCGGGCTGGTCATGCGCCGGCTGGCCGACCTGCACCCCGGGACAGCGAAGACCGACGCCCGCGACGCGTACGTCATCGCCGACGCCGCCCGTACCCTGCCTCACACCCTGCGTCGGGTCGACACCGGCGATGAGGCCCTGGCAGAGCTGGAGGTGATGGTCGGCTATGACGACGACCTCGCCGGCGAGGTCACCCGCGTGGGCAACCGCATCCGGGGCCTGCTCACCCAGATCCACCCACCCCTGGAACGTGTTCTGGGACCGAAACTGCAGCACCCCGCCGTCCTGGAGGCCATCTCGCGGTGCGGCGGACCCACCGGACTCCGCAGGGCCGGACGGGCGAAACTCACCGAGATCGTCAAGGCCCGCGCGCCACGCATGGGTGCCCGCCTGGTCGAACAGATCTTCACCGCGCTCGATGCGCAGACCGTCGTGGTCCCCGGCACCACAGCCGCCGAAACCGTCCTTCCCCGACTCGCCGACAGCCTGCGTGACCTGCTGCGACAACGCGACCAGGTCGCCGAACAGGTCGAGGGGATGCTTGATGCGCACCCTCTCGCCCCGGTCCTGACCTCGATGCCCGGCATCGGCGTCAGGACCGCGGCCCGCATCCTGCTCGAAGTCGGCGACGGCAGCTCGTTCCCCACTCCCGGGCACCTGGCCGCCTACGCCGGCCTGGCTCCGGTCACCCGCCGCTCCGGCACCAGCATCCGTGGTGAACACCCGCCCAAGGGCGGCAACAAGCAGCTGAAACGCGCGTTCTTCCTGTCCGCGTTCGCCGCTCTCGCCGACCCGCTCAGCCGCGCCTACTACGACCGCAAACGCGCTGAGGGCAAGAAGCACAACGCCGCCCTCATCTGCCTCGCCCGCCGCCGCGTCGACGTCCTCCACGCCATGCTCCGCACCCAACGGCCATACCAGCCCACACCGGCGGACGAACCCCGCCTCGCCGCTTGA
- a CDS encoding helix-turn-helix transcriptional regulator — protein sequence MKGASDLSGSIGTTLLRRHIGRWLTVLRESAGISQDAAARALQRGSSTIWRIEAGDSRIRFRDVDVDAMCTLYRVSPETRHRLLTMTRETREAPRRAWWHDYTESALPAWFGLYVSLEDSAATIRHFVSESVPGLLQTREYAEAVTRLPVGLLTDEEVERRVKIRLERQALLNSPRPPHLRTIINQAVLDRLVGGPEVMVAQLEHILDAMKRHSVSVRVLPYSAGEHAGMTSTFTLLSFPNAPLATEPVEPPLAYVDTLTGALYLNKAEEIRAYDLVWSDLESRALDEASSREMIENALEALTSGRPDQRDVAQE from the coding sequence ATGAAGGGGGCGAGCGATTTGTCCGGCTCCATCGGCACAACCCTGCTCCGCCGACACATCGGCCGCTGGCTCACCGTGTTGCGGGAGTCCGCCGGCATCAGCCAGGACGCCGCAGCTCGGGCACTGCAACGCGGCTCCTCCACCATCTGGCGCATCGAGGCCGGCGACTCGCGGATCCGCTTCCGCGACGTCGACGTCGACGCCATGTGCACCCTCTACCGGGTCTCCCCGGAGACCCGCCACCGCCTGCTCACCATGACCAGAGAGACCCGCGAAGCCCCGAGGCGTGCCTGGTGGCACGACTACACCGAATCGGCCCTACCCGCCTGGTTCGGCCTCTACGTCTCCCTCGAAGACAGCGCAGCCACGATCCGGCACTTCGTCTCCGAGTCGGTTCCAGGGCTCTTGCAGACCCGTGAGTACGCCGAGGCGGTAACGCGTCTACCGGTCGGCCTGCTCACCGATGAAGAGGTCGAACGACGAGTCAAGATCAGGCTCGAACGGCAAGCGTTGTTGAACTCGCCTCGACCACCTCATCTGCGTACGATCATCAACCAGGCGGTTCTCGATCGTCTGGTTGGCGGTCCGGAAGTCATGGTGGCTCAGCTTGAACACATTCTTGACGCCATGAAACGGCACAGCGTCTCTGTGCGGGTCCTGCCCTACTCGGCTGGGGAGCACGCGGGAATGACCTCGACGTTCACCCTGCTCAGCTTCCCGAACGCCCCGCTTGCTACCGAGCCAGTCGAACCACCGTTGGCCTACGTGGACACGTTGACCGGGGCGCTCTACCTGAACAAGGCCGAGGAAATTCGAGCCTACGATCTGGTCTGGAGCGACCTCGAAAGCCGTGCCCTCGACGAAGCCTCGTCCAGGGAAATGATAGAGAATGCATTGGAGGCACTGACCAGTGGTCGACCTGACCAGCGCGACGTGGCGCAAGAGTAG
- the cas3 gene encoding CRISPR-associated helicase Cas3' — MRGTAELARRFASPFGGGELAYWLGALHDVGKASCAWQDKLTKVADSGRPVGIDHKSLGTRIAHERGLGGYSGAIFGHRGGLIDTSSLGKALKQGFSRAQDVASAEAELPRLLPDLPADLRHTIPDTWPQDRLVGEMALRLCYSALVDADGLDTGAHFDGLAAPRVRADADFGHLYKLFEQRRAAMLEQRRATMLAAGKPSPVDDLREQVYAQCVSFADQPPGIYRLPAPTGAGKTLCAAGFALRHAEKHQQRRVIVAVPFLTITGQNAAVYRGMLDEPGAEPVVLEHHSQVNFDDAATGRWGRLAAENWDAPFVVTTFVRLFESLFGRRPSAMRRVHRLAGSVIVLDEVQALPHDMLVPILDGLRLLVRHFGTTVLLSSATQPEFWSLPTLDGVDYTDVLTDVPAVANQLKRVRYEWQLDPAPTLADIADQAAADITTSAGSPPAAMVVVNTTANAQAVFDTWRDGGDLDHARHLSTRMCPAHRQRVLEDVRHRLTNDEPVLLVSTQLIEAGVDVDFPTVYRAMAPADSLLQAAGRANREGRLDHGRVVIFAPADGSAPETYKRLVGAATTHFGPGRADPDDPDALAAYYRSVYSTLNLNDPQHVGQQIQRSRADWAYETVTDGPLDDSGHRDHKRAFRIISADSISVVTPQGAGTPDERAEVEELVQRVRTAPVPDMRDLRRLQPYTTTVHPGVPQRDAGVRALMQPILGSDVRVGALVEWRGDYDPHTGMIFDPKLEDFIL, encoded by the coding sequence TTGCGGGGGACCGCCGAGCTGGCCAGGCGTTTCGCGTCGCCGTTCGGTGGTGGCGAGTTGGCGTACTGGCTGGGCGCACTCCATGACGTCGGGAAAGCGTCCTGCGCCTGGCAGGATAAATTGACGAAGGTCGCCGACTCCGGTCGGCCGGTCGGCATCGATCACAAGTCGTTGGGGACTCGGATCGCGCATGAGCGCGGGCTCGGCGGCTATTCAGGGGCGATCTTCGGCCATCGCGGCGGGTTGATCGACACCAGCTCGTTGGGGAAGGCCCTCAAGCAGGGATTCAGCCGGGCGCAGGACGTCGCCTCCGCTGAGGCCGAGCTGCCCCGACTGCTGCCCGACCTGCCAGCCGACCTGCGGCACACCATCCCCGATACGTGGCCGCAGGACCGGCTCGTGGGGGAGATGGCGCTGCGGCTGTGCTACAGCGCTCTGGTCGACGCCGACGGTCTCGACACCGGCGCGCACTTCGACGGCCTGGCCGCGCCCCGGGTCCGCGCCGATGCCGACTTCGGCCACCTGTACAAGCTGTTCGAGCAGCGCCGCGCCGCCATGCTGGAGCAACGCCGAGCCACCATGCTCGCCGCAGGCAAGCCGTCCCCGGTGGACGACCTGCGCGAGCAGGTCTACGCCCAGTGCGTAAGCTTCGCCGACCAACCGCCGGGGATCTACCGGCTGCCCGCGCCGACCGGGGCCGGCAAGACGCTCTGCGCCGCCGGGTTCGCGCTGCGGCACGCCGAGAAGCACCAGCAACGTCGCGTCATCGTCGCTGTCCCGTTTCTGACCATCACTGGGCAGAACGCCGCCGTCTACCGTGGCATGCTCGACGAGCCCGGCGCCGAGCCGGTCGTCCTGGAACACCACAGCCAGGTCAACTTCGACGACGCCGCCACCGGCCGGTGGGGCCGACTCGCCGCCGAGAACTGGGACGCACCGTTCGTCGTGACCACCTTCGTCCGCCTCTTCGAGTCGCTGTTCGGCCGCCGGCCGTCCGCGATGCGCCGGGTACACCGGCTCGCCGGATCGGTCATCGTCCTCGACGAGGTGCAGGCCCTGCCACACGACATGCTCGTCCCGATCCTCGACGGGCTGCGGCTGCTGGTGCGGCACTTCGGCACCACTGTGCTGCTCTCCTCGGCCACCCAGCCCGAGTTCTGGTCGCTGCCGACCCTGGACGGCGTCGACTACACCGACGTGCTGACCGACGTACCCGCCGTCGCCAACCAGCTCAAACGGGTCCGCTACGAATGGCAGCTCGACCCCGCCCCGACCCTCGCCGACATCGCCGACCAGGCCGCCGCCGACATCACCACCTCCGCCGGCAGCCCGCCCGCCGCGATGGTCGTCGTCAACACCACCGCCAACGCCCAGGCCGTCTTCGACACCTGGCGCGACGGCGGCGACCTCGACCACGCCCGGCACCTGTCCACCCGGATGTGCCCGGCGCACCGGCAGCGCGTACTCGAAGACGTCCGTCACCGGCTGACGAACGACGAACCGGTCCTGCTGGTCTCCACCCAGCTCATCGAAGCCGGCGTCGACGTCGACTTCCCGACCGTCTACCGGGCGATGGCCCCCGCCGACTCGCTGCTACAGGCCGCCGGCCGGGCCAACCGAGAAGGACGACTCGACCACGGCCGCGTCGTCATCTTCGCGCCCGCCGACGGCAGCGCCCCGGAGACGTACAAACGGCTCGTCGGAGCCGCGACCACCCACTTCGGACCCGGCCGCGCCGACCCCGACGACCCTGACGCACTCGCCGCCTACTACCGCTCCGTCTACAGCACGCTCAACCTCAACGACCCGCAGCACGTCGGCCAGCAGATCCAGCGATCCCGGGCCGACTGGGCGTATGAGACCGTCACCGACGGTCCGCTCGACGACAGCGGACACCGCGACCACAAGCGCGCCTTCCGCATCATCAGCGCCGACAGCATCTCGGTGGTCACCCCGCAAGGCGCCGGCACGCCCGACGAACGCGCCGAAGTCGAAGAACTCGTCCAGCGGGTACGTACCGCGCCCGTACCCGACATGCGCGACCTGCGCCGGCTGCAGCCCTACACCACCACCGTCCACCCCGGCGTGCCCCAGCGCGACGCCGGAGTGCGGGCCCTGATGCAACCGATCCTCGGCTCGGACGTCCGCGTCGGCGCGCTCGTCGAATGGCGCGGCGACTACGACCCGCACACCGGCATGATCTTCGACCCGAAACTGGAGGACTTCATCCTGTGA
- a CDS encoding AbfB domain-containing protein, producing MSDEDTQQDPLRVGRWLTSEGERTPGGELSRRAGSTPRWPRPPAESPLPLTTARLGRVSWSASPAIDGEVADGTAAGGTAPGGTAPGGRGSGGGESGGGAPGAHALPATPVSHADRPAIPQRRTAIGAVAVLTAAVIAATVATNRGAQQEPIRGEFVAGAPSGVDTGAGPDDYPTGTDPTASPYGAPPSGEPTDQAGQAGPVGDGVHTTTPDAAAPGGGSTPAVPVPPPPATDPKPTAPAHLTLTVGGTYGLEPVNLAGRRVRHFEFEGRVDIVDRRGKADAAFVVRRGLAKSSCISLESVNFPGYYLRHQNFRFFLHRIDGSALFRADATFCPVAGLTGQHTSLRSYNYPQQYLHHDGRYLKLAEIGKGANASNATFIVRTPL from the coding sequence ATGTCCGACGAGGACACCCAGCAGGATCCGCTGCGCGTCGGGCGCTGGCTGACGTCCGAGGGCGAGCGGACACCCGGCGGCGAGCTGTCCCGGCGGGCCGGCTCCACCCCACGCTGGCCCCGGCCACCGGCGGAGAGCCCACTGCCGCTGACCACCGCCCGACTCGGCCGGGTCAGCTGGTCGGCCTCCCCGGCGATCGACGGCGAGGTCGCCGACGGCACCGCAGCCGGCGGCACGGCACCGGGCGGCACGGCACCGGGCGGCAGAGGATCGGGCGGCGGAGAATCGGGCGGCGGAGCACCCGGTGCCCATGCTCTGCCCGCCACGCCGGTCAGCCACGCCGACCGCCCGGCGATCCCGCAACGCCGTACCGCGATCGGTGCCGTGGCGGTGCTCACCGCCGCCGTCATCGCCGCGACCGTGGCCACCAACCGGGGTGCCCAGCAGGAGCCGATCCGGGGCGAGTTCGTCGCCGGAGCCCCGAGCGGCGTCGACACCGGGGCCGGCCCCGACGACTACCCAACCGGCACCGACCCGACCGCCAGCCCGTACGGCGCACCGCCGTCCGGCGAGCCGACCGACCAGGCCGGGCAGGCCGGCCCGGTCGGTGACGGCGTACACACCACCACGCCCGACGCCGCCGCACCCGGCGGCGGATCGACCCCGGCCGTACCGGTACCACCGCCGCCGGCCACCGACCCGAAACCGACCGCGCCCGCGCACCTCACCCTGACCGTCGGCGGGACGTACGGGCTGGAGCCGGTCAACCTGGCCGGCCGCCGGGTGCGGCACTTCGAGTTCGAGGGCCGCGTCGACATCGTCGACCGGCGCGGCAAGGCCGACGCCGCGTTCGTGGTCCGCCGCGGCCTGGCCAAGTCGAGCTGCATCTCCCTGGAATCGGTCAACTTCCCCGGCTACTACCTGCGCCACCAGAACTTCCGCTTCTTCCTGCACCGGATCGACGGCAGCGCCCTGTTCCGGGCCGACGCCACGTTCTGCCCGGTCGCCGGACTGACCGGGCAGCACACCTCACTGCGCTCCTACAACTACCCGCAGCAGTACCTGCACCACGACGGCAGATACCTGAAACTCGCCGAGATCGGAAAGGGCGCCAACGCCTCCAACGCCACCTTCATCGTCCGTACCCCGCTGTAG
- the fxsT gene encoding FxSxx-COOH system tetratricopeptide repeat protein, producing the protein MRRRRWSVRPGRRLDPQLSASGIVCVAAAIAAGGVEMLGVRIPVVDSPVRQLLLAGLGLALVAASVFVTTRDIAAEEMTMATDRVPLPPSTPRPKLTPRFTGRVGLLTEAHESLTEQRRLALAGLGGVGKTQLALAYVENYRSEYPVVWWLRAENRLTLDDDFLGLAGAHGLPVDPASPQPQQIDVIRHWLEERDNWLLVFDNAEAEDLVDDYLPQRRSGHVLVTTRNQHWRNAAVIIVPPWKRSESIAFLAPPASQRNDADALAAFLGDLPLALDQASSYMQETSTSIRDYLDLLRSRTADVLALGSLSNYPRTVASTWLTAVATIRKELPIAQELLNLCAFLSPEGIPHTMLRSWSPEHPRRLRPLHDDRIVYNQAVSILSRYSLLQASPDGLTVHRLVQTLARQSLTAADRRRCAGIAAIYAEHALPLDVTAADNWPVSDTVVPHALAAARHAAEHNVALRQVVSLYARVGEYLRIQGQYAQALGVLGAATDILRRPHDFTTPDLPEILTRTGMALRASGRLPEAFAALEEAIQLGQANLGQDHPRLAVTLNAAGTVLRGLGSLGKARDYHLRALTILERALGGDHPACATTLNNLGNVERQAGDADGAVRAHERAVDIRRAHFGVSHPDVATSLNNLSNAYADAGNFAAARRCAEQAVEIDTETLGTRHPALAADLINHGVILHELGRSEEASQVLEQSLGIYEKAFGAAHPDVAVILNDLAAVRQALGEPEQANDLLARAASILDTGTDTDPNLAAVLHNLSRACAAAGDSAGAQDALRRSQVIRAEPAVTDPPAGAGVIDASWLLRLDKDVATAEFDLE; encoded by the coding sequence ATGAGACGTCGTCGTTGGAGCGTCCGCCCGGGGCGGCGGCTCGATCCGCAGTTGTCGGCATCCGGGATCGTCTGCGTCGCGGCCGCGATCGCAGCCGGCGGGGTGGAGATGCTCGGCGTCCGCATCCCGGTTGTCGACTCGCCGGTACGCCAGTTGCTGCTCGCGGGGTTGGGGCTCGCGCTCGTAGCGGCGTCGGTGTTCGTGACGACACGCGACATTGCAGCGGAGGAGATGACGATGGCGACCGACCGGGTACCGCTTCCGCCCAGCACCCCACGACCGAAGCTCACCCCTCGGTTCACTGGCCGGGTCGGGCTTCTCACCGAGGCGCACGAGTCGCTGACCGAGCAGCGACGGTTGGCCCTCGCAGGGCTTGGCGGGGTCGGCAAGACCCAACTCGCCCTCGCGTACGTGGAGAACTACCGGTCCGAGTACCCGGTCGTCTGGTGGCTACGGGCGGAGAACCGTCTCACCCTCGACGACGACTTTCTCGGGCTGGCCGGCGCGCACGGACTGCCCGTCGATCCGGCGAGTCCGCAACCTCAGCAGATCGACGTCATCCGACACTGGTTGGAGGAGCGCGACAACTGGCTGCTGGTCTTCGACAATGCCGAAGCAGAGGACCTGGTCGACGACTACCTGCCGCAGCGGCGATCCGGGCACGTTCTCGTGACCACGAGGAACCAGCACTGGCGCAACGCCGCCGTCATCATCGTGCCGCCGTGGAAGCGGTCGGAGTCCATCGCGTTTCTGGCGCCGCCGGCCAGCCAGCGCAACGACGCCGACGCGCTCGCCGCCTTCCTCGGCGATCTGCCGTTGGCCCTTGACCAGGCGTCGTCGTACATGCAGGAGACCTCGACGTCGATCCGTGACTACCTGGATCTGCTGCGGTCGCGCACCGCCGACGTACTGGCTCTCGGCTCCCTGTCGAACTATCCGCGCACGGTGGCGTCCACCTGGCTGACGGCGGTGGCGACGATCCGCAAGGAGCTGCCGATCGCGCAGGAGCTGCTGAACCTCTGCGCTTTCCTGAGCCCGGAGGGAATCCCGCACACCATGCTGCGGTCGTGGTCGCCGGAGCATCCACGCCGGCTGCGTCCCCTGCATGACGACCGGATCGTCTACAACCAGGCGGTCAGCATCCTCAGCCGGTACTCGCTGCTGCAGGCAAGCCCGGACGGCCTGACCGTACACCGGCTGGTGCAGACGTTGGCCCGGCAGTCGCTGACTGCCGCTGACCGTCGGCGCTGCGCGGGCATCGCAGCGATCTATGCCGAACACGCGCTGCCGCTCGATGTCACGGCAGCCGACAACTGGCCGGTCAGCGACACTGTCGTCCCGCACGCGCTCGCCGCCGCCAGACACGCCGCCGAGCACAACGTCGCGCTCCGCCAGGTGGTCTCGCTGTACGCCCGGGTCGGCGAGTATCTCCGAATCCAGGGGCAGTACGCGCAGGCCCTCGGCGTCTTGGGCGCGGCCACGGACATTCTGCGCCGGCCGCACGACTTCACCACCCCCGACCTGCCGGAGATCCTGACCCGCACCGGAATGGCGCTGCGGGCGAGCGGACGACTTCCGGAAGCTTTCGCCGCGCTCGAAGAAGCGATCCAGTTGGGGCAAGCCAACCTCGGCCAGGATCATCCCCGGTTGGCGGTCACCCTCAACGCCGCCGGTACGGTCCTGCGGGGTCTAGGTTCGCTTGGCAAGGCGCGGGACTACCACCTCCGAGCGCTGACGATCCTGGAGCGCGCGCTCGGTGGGGATCACCCCGCCTGCGCGACGACGCTGAACAACCTCGGCAACGTGGAACGGCAGGCCGGCGACGCCGACGGCGCAGTTCGAGCGCACGAGCGCGCTGTCGACATCCGGCGGGCCCATTTCGGGGTCAGCCACCCCGATGTCGCCACCTCGCTGAACAACCTGTCGAACGCGTACGCCGACGCAGGAAACTTCGCTGCTGCCCGCCGCTGCGCCGAACAGGCAGTCGAGATCGACACCGAGACTCTGGGCACCCGGCATCCTGCCCTGGCCGCCGACCTGATCAACCACGGTGTGATCCTGCACGAACTGGGCAGGTCAGAGGAGGCGAGCCAGGTGCTGGAGCAGTCACTCGGCATCTACGAAAAGGCGTTCGGTGCCGCCCACCCCGACGTTGCCGTGATCCTCAACGACCTCGCCGCCGTCCGCCAGGCGTTGGGCGAGCCGGAACAGGCAAACGATCTACTCGCCCGCGCGGCTTCCATCCTGGATACGGGGACCGACACCGATCCCAACCTCGCTGCAGTGCTACACAACCTGAGCAGAGCATGCGCAGCGGCCGGCGACAGCGCCGGCGCTCAGGATGCCCTCCGACGCAGCCAGGTCATCCGAGCCGAGCCGGCGGTCACCGACCCACCTGCCGGAGCCGGAGTGATCGACGCGTCCTGGCTGCTGCGGCTGGACAAGGATGTCGCCACCGCCGAGTTCGACCTGGAGTAG
- the cas5c gene encoding type I-C CRISPR-associated protein Cas5c, whose protein sequence is MTTEVVNGLALRRSKDGDLPIAVQVSGDAALFSRPELKVERVTYPVMTPTAAVGVLEAIYWKPEIRYEIVAIEVLKPIKQFTIRRNETTDVAPLADAIRGKRRVDTVAHRDQRNAVCLRDVAYRIHAHLVPAAHADKPAAAYRDQLRRRVRRGACFQQPYLGTREFSADFSWPDDTPRDTSVNEEVGIMLHTIHRDGRGQPRMEWFAARVVEGVLHVPPRGMEMALPSAGGAA, encoded by the coding sequence GTGACCACGGAAGTCGTCAACGGGCTGGCCCTGCGCCGCAGCAAGGACGGCGACCTGCCGATCGCCGTCCAGGTCAGCGGCGACGCCGCCCTGTTCTCCCGCCCCGAGCTGAAAGTCGAACGGGTCACGTACCCGGTGATGACCCCCACGGCGGCCGTCGGCGTCCTCGAAGCGATCTACTGGAAGCCGGAGATCCGCTACGAGATCGTCGCCATCGAAGTGCTGAAACCGATCAAGCAGTTCACCATCCGCCGCAACGAAACCACCGACGTCGCCCCGCTCGCCGACGCCATCCGCGGCAAACGCCGAGTCGACACCGTCGCCCACCGCGACCAACGCAACGCCGTCTGCCTGCGCGACGTCGCCTACCGCATCCACGCCCACCTGGTGCCGGCCGCCCACGCCGACAAACCCGCCGCCGCCTACCGCGACCAGCTGCGCCGCCGGGTCCGCCGAGGAGCCTGCTTCCAACAGCCCTACCTCGGTACGCGTGAATTCAGCGCCGACTTCAGCTGGCCCGACGACACCCCGCGCGACACCAGCGTCAACGAAGAAGTCGGCATCATGCTGCACACCATCCACCGCGACGGAAGAGGCCAGCCCCGGATGGAATGGTTCGCCGCCCGCGTCGTCGAAGGCGTCCTGCACGTGCCACCGCGCGGTATGGAAATGGCGCTGCCGTCCGCTGGCGGAGCCGCCTGA